A stretch of Telopea speciosissima isolate NSW1024214 ecotype Mountain lineage chromosome 11, Tspe_v1, whole genome shotgun sequence DNA encodes these proteins:
- the LOC122644713 gene encoding uncharacterized protein LOC122644713, whose protein sequence is MAHVEDRKNDTYIYVISGLFCISILAGGVFLTLFITLQETSTTIWFAIIGMVLVGIPWVFWFLICMYRCCTYPVPVNEKCLSNRKNAPPIAQPVSAATTSGGMATGKSDSPVDSPGGRHVRFGAATVVGGGHDSNSEDMDGAVDTESDISHDGQEGYQGTEILSSATFSNGSRESEQPLTFSISS, encoded by the coding sequence ATGGCCCATGTAGAAGATAGGAAGAATGATACTTACATATATGTGATTTCAGGCTTGTTCTGCATCTCTATTTTAGCCGGTGGAGTGTTCTTGACATTGTTCATTACATTACAAGAGACATCGACGACAATATGGTTTGCTATCATAGGCATGGTGCTTGTGGGGATCCCATGGGTGTTTTGGTTCCTAATATGCATGTATAGATGTTGTACATACCCTGTACCGGTCAATGAAAAATGTTTATCCAACAGGAAAAATGCACCACCAATAGCCCAACCTGTTTCAGCTGCCACGACGAGCGGTGGCATGGCAACCGGCAAATCTGATTCCCCAGTTGATTCTCCAGGTGGGCGGCATGTTCGCTTTGGAGCTGCTACTGTGGTAGGTGGTGGACATGATTCTAATAGTGAGGATATGGATGGAGCTGTAGATACTGAATCAGACATTTCTCATGATGGACAAGAAGGGTACCAGGGGACCGAGATATTGTCGTCGGCCACATTCTCAAATGGTTCTCGTGAATCTGAACAACCTCTAACCTTCTCAATTTCATCCTGA